DNA sequence from the Alkaliphilus metalliredigens QYMF genome:
TTTGAAGGTAATCGAGGACCTAATACCGGTGGTATGGGGACTTGTGCACCTAATCTACTCTATACAGAAGAAATTGCCAAAAGGGTAGAAAAAGAAATCTTGATGCCAACACTAGGAGGAATTCAAGCAGAGGAGATGGATTATCGGGGGATTATATTTGTGGGGATCATGCTCACAAATGAGGGACCAAAGGTGTTGGAATATAATGTGCGCTTTGGTGATCCTGAAACCCAAGTCGTCTTACCCTGTCTGAAGACGGATTTATTAAGCATATTTTTGCATGTGGAGTCTGGGCGGTTGGGAGAGCTGGAAATACAGTGGCAGGATGCCTATGCTCTCTGTGTTGTTTTAGCTTCAAAGGGCTATCCTGAGGACTATGAAAAGAACAAAGAAATCACAGGAATAGAAAAAATAGAAGATGAGATACTACTTTTTCACAGTGGAACTGTGGAAAGAGAAGGAAAGCTATACACCAATGGGGGACGTGTACTAGGTGTCACAGTGGTGGCGGAGAACCAGAAGGTTGCACAAAAGAAAGTGTATGAAAATATTGATAAAATTCACTACCATGGCAAGACATATCGTCGTGATATAGGACAAGTCATATTGTAGTTTGAATCATAATAGTATAAAACAAAGTAGGGGTGATCTGAGGTCTCCCCTACTTTGGTGTTGTCAGCCGAATCCAAGGCTTTAGTATGGTACTCAGATGCTGTAGAAGGTTAATTTGGGTTGTAAAGAGTTTATTGCCTAATTGATTATTTAGGGCACCCACAAAGTAATCATAATCTTGGTTGCTCATCTTTTCTAATGCTCTCCGCAATACCAGGGAACTTTCATAGCTTTTTATCAGATGATGTGACAGCTTTTCATATTGTCCCATACCTGCTAAATCCTGGGCTGCATAGATACCGGTTAAAAGAGAAGAAAACTGACCAAACCCTAAAAATGGCATCAAGGAACAAAAACAGTTTCCTGTAAAAAAGGTATTGCCAATCCGCCCATGCTCACTACGGCCAATAATATAATTTGTCACGTTGAATTCATCCACGGGTGTAAGGGATGAAAATCCCTCCTTTTGTAGTAGTTTCTGGAACCTCTCCCATAACTGGTCTAAGTCTTGTACTTCGTTTTCTGGGTAGTTAGGGAAGGCAATGGTTGCATTGGCTTCCTCATGGGACAATGGAATCAGATAGGCATATCCCTTAGGAGCAACATCGTGATTTAACCAAGCATACACTGTGTTGACGTCAAAGGAGCCCCGGTAGATGGAACCCTTTAAACGGACAGTTAAGTCCTGGCGGTAATTCCCTAGTTTCATGGGATAGGAACCATCCCCAGGAGACATGATCACATGTGAATATGTAGCAAGTAGATCCTCATAGGTAGAATCTGAATTAAAAAAGAAATTTGAAGTGACTTGTTTAGATAATTGTGATTCCCAGGCTAAGGGATGACGACCCCGAATAGATGAAAAACCAAGATTACCTTCTATTGTGGCGCGACTTTTTTCTGAAATTAAAACAAGTTTTTTAATATTGGCAGTAGGTTGTAGGAAAACATGATGTTTTTCTGATAGATAGGCAACCGAATCTTGAATGGGACGGTTAAGAATATCCAATACAATTTCACCATTAATAAAACGGTCACCAACACATCTGCGATTTTCATAAATATCCGGATAGATGCCATGCTGTTCTAACGTGATGGCACAGCTTAAGCCTGATAAACCAGCCCCCATAATAGCAACCTTCAAAGAACTCACCTCATTTATAAGTTATTCAAATTTCTTAGTCGTATTGTCGACATTTGTTGTGTCTTGTCCTAAAATATGGGGTAACTCATCTCCATAGAATAAACTACTATCAAAATAATCCACATTACGAATCATGTCTAATGGCATCACATAACCCAGCTGATGATTTTCAGTTATTTTATATTTTTTTCCTAAATAACTGGCATCTAGTTTTAGCTTGAAATTTTTGAATCGGTCTCTATTATGATGTTTCAATTTTTTACCTCCTCACGATTAATATGATATTGAGATATAGTCCTTCTATCAGTATGTGTTAATAGAGAAAAATTACAGAATGAAATGATATCCTAATTTACCTTGTTTATGAAATGTTAACAAAGAGAAAAAAGCGACAATCTAAAAATGATATAAGATTTTAAAGGATAATGTGATTTAATGGAGAACTAATTCAATATAGCAATTCAATCATTGAAGTAAAATTGATCATAATTTAAGGGAAAGTCAAAGGACTTCCCTTGAGTTAAGTCGGGTTTTCACTTCAAATCAGATAGGAGTGAACAACATGAAAATTGGTATTATCGGTGCAGGAGCAGGGGGAACTTCGATTTTCAAGTCTTTAAATAAGCTAGAGAAAATAAAGGTCGTGGGGATTGCGGATATTAATGTGGATGCGCCAGGGATGAAATTAGCACAAGAGCTAGGGATATACCATAGTACAAGTATTGAAGCATTACTACAAAAAGAAATGGATTTACTTATTGAGGTGACTGGAGTACCCGCGGTTCAAGTGCAAGTAGACCGTCACAATATTAATGGAGCTAGGGTAGTAGCTAGTGATGTGGCGCAATTAATGATGCTTTTAGTGGAGACAGAAGAGGGATTAACGGAGCAGTTGGAGAATCAACTAAAGGAAATTAATCACTTAAGCCATGTGACACAAAAAGGGGTTGCTAAAATGCAAGACAGCATTGATAATACCACTAATTTAAGTGCTGTGCTTGATACCTTTGCTCAAAATACCATTGAACATGTAAAGGAAACTGACCAAATCATTCGATTTATTGAAAAAATCACACAGCAAACTAACATCCTCGGGTTAAATGCTTCTATTGAAGCTGCTAGAGCTGGAGATCAAGGAAAAGGATTTGCCGTGGTGGCCAAGGAAGTTCAAAAGCTTGCCAATAACAGTCAGGAATTTACACAAAAGATTGGAAGTATTTTAAATAAAATTAAGGAAGAGGTATTTGCTGTTTCTACTGAAATTGAATCTTTACATCATGTTGCCCAAGAGCAAAAACAAGTAGGAGAAGATTTAGCAACGGCAATTGATAGCCTATCTAATAATATTAAAAATAATTAAAGCTGTTATTATATAAAAAGAGGCAGGGGATGATTGAACACCCACTACCTCTTTTATTTAAGCACTTGAAATTTTTAATACAGAATAGTTAAAGATTTTAGTTCTTTTCTATAATTCCCACTCCAACTGATTAGGTATAGGTGAATCTTAATATAATTAACAATTCCTAAGATATTCGAGGGTTTGAGTTAGAGTAAACAAAGTAAAGGTTAAAAAGCGGGCACAATAGCACCTTTATACTCACTCTGGATAAAATCTCTAACAGCAGAGCTGGTGAGTACTTCAACCAATTTCTGGATTTTTTCTTCTGATTCATTTCCAGGAACAATAGTTACAATATTGGCGTAGGGTGAATTTGAATCCTCCAAAAGCAAGGAATCATTTACAGGATTTAAGGATGCTTCTAAGGCATAGTTAGTGTTAATAATAGCAGCATCAACATCATCTAAAGAACGAGGGATTTGTGGCGCTTCAAGGGCAATGAATTTAAAGTTTTTAGGGTTTTCACTAATGTCATGTTCTGTAGCTAATAAATCTGTGTCATCATCTAATTGAATGACTCCATAATTAGCTAACAATAAAAGTGCTCTCCCGCCATTGGTTGGATCATTAGGAATTGCAATGGTAGCGCCATCTTGCAATGCTTCTAGGGAATCTACTTTTTTAGAATATAATCCTAAAGGTTCCACATGGGTTTTTGCAACATCCTTTAGTTGAATATTGTTATTCTCAGCAAATGTCTCCATATAAGGAACATGCTGAAAAAAGTTGGCGTCAATTTCGCCATCGTGTAAAGCTAAATTAGGTGTTGTGTAGTCTGTAAACTCAACAATTTCTAAGTCGACGCCCATATCTAATAGAATAGGCTTAATAAAATTTAAAATTTCAGAATGGGGGACAGGTGTGGCACCAACCCTTAACTTGACAGTCTCAGGAGCCTCATCTGTTGAGACAACCTCATCCTTTGCCTTTGTGGTGCATCCAACAATCAACGTAATAAGTAATAGACCAATAATTGATAAAAATAAACGTTTTTTCATTTCACTACCTCCTAGATAAATTTTTGGAATAATAATTTCCTGTAATTTGTACAATTTGAACTAGTAAAATAAGCAGAACCACTGTCCAGATCATTACTTCTTTATTATAACGATGAAAACCATAACGAATGGCTAAATCACCTAATCCCCCCCCTCCAACAGCACCTGCCATGGCAGAATAACCGATGACGTTCACAATCGTAATTGTAATTCCTAAAACAATAGAAGGCATGCTCTCGGGGATGAGTACTTTATAAATGATTTGGAATGTACTGGCTCCCATTGCTTGAGAAGCTTCAATCACTCCTTTATCAACCTCCAACAAAGCATTTTCAATAACCCTTGAAAAAAATGGAATGGTTGCGATAGTTAAGGGAACAACGGTAGCAGTGGTACCAATGGAAGTTCCGATTAACAAACGTGTAAAGGGAATCAGGGCAATCATTAAAATAATATAGGGAAAGGAGCGTCCCATGTTAACAATATAGGATAAAACTTGATGAATCCCAATATTCTCCATAATATGTCCTCTCCTTGTGACAACAAGTAAAATGCCTAAAGGTGTACCAACTAAAACGGCAAATAATGTTGACAGGGAAACCATATATAAAGTTTGATGGATTGCAGGAATGAGTAGCATGATTAATCTTTCCATTATAAATTCCCCACCTTTACATTGCTAAAAAAGTCTAAAGGGATTGATTGATCCCTTTGTGAAGAACGACTCCCAAGTAATAAGTTTGTGTACGGATGCCTTGGGTCATTAAAAACTTTTGTGACAAGTCCTGTTTCAACAATCTCGCCATCCTTTAGAACAGCCACACGATGACATACCTGTTTGATGACCTCCATTTCATGTGTAATCAATACAATGGTAATGTTTAGCTTTTCGTTGATTTCCTGCAGGAGATTTAGAATACTCCTACTTGTGATCGGATCTAGGGCAGAGGTGGCCTCATCACTTAATAATATCTTAGGATTAGTTGCTAGGGCCCTGGCGATGGCAACCCGTTGACGTTGACCACCACTTAGTTGTGATGGATAATGCTTGGCTTTATCTTCTAACCCCACTAAGCAAAGTAAGTG
Encoded proteins:
- a CDS encoding NAD(P)-binding protein; the encoded protein is MKVAIMGAGLSGLSCAITLEQHGIYPDIYENRRCVGDRFINGEIVLDILNRPIQDSVAYLSEKHHVFLQPTANIKKLVLISEKSRATIEGNLGFSSIRGRHPLAWESQLSKQVTSNFFFNSDSTYEDLLATYSHVIMSPGDGSYPMKLGNYRQDLTVRLKGSIYRGSFDVNTVYAWLNHDVAPKGYAYLIPLSHEEANATIAFPNYPENEVQDLDQLWERFQKLLQKEGFSSLTPVDEFNVTNYIIGRSEHGRIGNTFFTGNCFCSLMPFLGFGQFSSLLTGIYAAQDLAGMGQYEKLSHHLIKSYESSLVLRRALEKMSNQDYDYFVGALNNQLGNKLFTTQINLLQHLSTILKPWIRLTTPK
- a CDS encoding methyl-accepting chemotaxis protein; its protein translation is MKIGIIGAGAGGTSIFKSLNKLEKIKVVGIADINVDAPGMKLAQELGIYHSTSIEALLQKEMDLLIEVTGVPAVQVQVDRHNINGARVVASDVAQLMMLLVETEEGLTEQLENQLKEINHLSHVTQKGVAKMQDSIDNTTNLSAVLDTFAQNTIEHVKETDQIIRFIEKITQQTNILGLNASIEAARAGDQGKGFAVVAKEVQKLANNSQEFTQKIGSILNKIKEEVFAVSTEIESLHHVAQEQKQVGEDLATAIDSLSNNIKNN
- a CDS encoding MetQ/NlpA family ABC transporter substrate-binding protein → MKKRLFLSIIGLLLITLIVGCTTKAKDEVVSTDEAPETVKLRVGATPVPHSEILNFIKPILLDMGVDLEIVEFTDYTTPNLALHDGEIDANFFQHVPYMETFAENNNIQLKDVAKTHVEPLGLYSKKVDSLEALQDGATIAIPNDPTNGGRALLLLANYGVIQLDDDTDLLATEHDISENPKNFKFIALEAPQIPRSLDDVDAAIINTNYALEASLNPVNDSLLLEDSNSPYANIVTIVPGNESEEKIQKLVEVLTSSAVRDFIQSEYKGAIVPAF
- a CDS encoding methionine ABC transporter permease produces the protein MERLIMLLIPAIHQTLYMVSLSTLFAVLVGTPLGILLVVTRRGHIMENIGIHQVLSYIVNMGRSFPYIILMIALIPFTRLLIGTSIGTTATVVPLTIATIPFFSRVIENALLEVDKGVIEASQAMGASTFQIIYKVLIPESMPSIVLGITITIVNVIGYSAMAGAVGGGGLGDLAIRYGFHRYNKEVMIWTVVLLILLVQIVQITGNYYSKNLSRR
- a CDS encoding methionine ABC transporter ATP-binding protein, yielding MIQLSNLSKLYESKEGNVQALKDINFTVEKGDIFGIVGLSGAGKSTLIRCINLLERPTVGEVSIDHIELTKLTSTQLRNVRKNIGMIFQNYHLLSSRNVFQNIAYPLELIGMKKSDIKERVGHLLCLVGLEDKAKHYPSQLSGGQRQRVAIARALATNPKILLSDEATSALDPITSRSILNLLQEINEKLNITIVLITHEMEVIKQVCHRVAVLKDGEIVETGLVTKVFNDPRHPYTNLLLGSRSSQRDQSIPLDFFSNVKVGNL